Proteins from one Triticum aestivum cultivar Chinese Spring chromosome 7A, IWGSC CS RefSeq v2.1, whole genome shotgun sequence genomic window:
- the LOC123151346 gene encoding GDSL esterase/lipase At5g45910-like, translated as MARRTTSVTAAAGLLILGASCVFLLSAADGDGGTMRYNAMFNFGDSLSDTGNLCVNKSAAEELLLTFANPPYGMTYFGHPTCRCSDGRLVVDFLAQSLGLPLLPPSKLPGADFRKGANMAIVGATALDFEFLKSIGLGYPIWNNGAINVQLRWFRDLLPRVCGTPQSCRPYLAKSLFLLGSIGGNDYNAMLFFGFNVSRAKSYTPNVVDNIAAAVERLIELGAVDIVVPGTLPIGCVAIYLTILPSGDKSDYDEHGCLKPLNDLATYHNSLLQDRLNRVRARHGPAARIMYADYYAYAMDMLRDPARFGFTAPVAACCGAGGPPYNFQLDARCGMKGATACGDPWRHESWDGVHPTEAVNRLVADGWLRGPYCHPPILQ; from the coding sequence ATGGCTCGGCGAACCACTAGCGTCACTGCCGCCGCCGGCCTCCTAATCCTCGGCGCCAGTTGCGTCTTCCTGCTCTCGGCCGCGGACGGCGACGGCGGGACAATGCGGTACAACGCCATGTTCAACTTCGGCGACTCGCTGTCGGACACGGGCAACCTCTGCGTGAACAAGTCGGCGGCGGAGGAGCTCCTGCTCACCTTCGCCAACCCGCCCTACGGCATGACCTACTTCGGCCACCCCACCTGCCGCTGCTCCGACGGCCGCCTCGTCGTCGACTTCCTCGCGCAGTCGCTCGGCCTCCCTCTGCTCCCGCCGTCCAAGCTCCCCGGCGCCGACTTCCGGAAGGGCGCCAACATGGCCATCGTGGGCGCCACGGCGCTGGACTTCGAGTTCCTCAAGTCCATCGGCCTCGGCTACCCGATCTGGAACAACGGCGCCATCAACGTGCAGCTCCGGTGGTTCCGCGACCTGCTCCCCCGCGTCTGCGGGACACCGCAGAGCTGCAGGCCCTACCTCGCCAAGTCCCTCTTCCTCCTCGGCTCCATCGGCGGCAACGACTACAACGCGATGCTCTTCTTCGGGTTCAACGTCAGCCGCGCCAAGAGCTACACCCCCAACGTGGTCGACAACATCGCCGCCGCTGTGGAGAGGCTGATCGAGCTGGGCGCGGTGGACATCGTGGTGCCGGGGACGCTGCCCATCGGGTGCGTCGCGATCTACCTCACCATTCTCCCGAGCGGCGACAAGTCGGACTACGACGAGCACGGCTGCCTGAAGCCGCTCAACGATCTCGCCACGTACCACAACTCGCTGCTCCAGGACAGGCTCAATCGCGTCCGCGCCAGGCACGGGCCGGCGGCGAGGATCATGTACGCGGACTACTACGCCTACGCCATGGACATGCTCCGCGACCCGGCGCGCTTCGGCTTCACCGCGCCCGTCGCGGCGTGCTGCGGCGCGGGCGGCCCCCCGTACAACTTCCAGTTGGACGCGCGGTGCGGGATGAAGGGCGCGACCGCGTGCGGCGACCCGTGGAGGCACGAGTCCTGGGACGGCGTCCACCCGACGGAGGCGGTGAACAGGCTCGTCGCCGACGGGTGGCTCAGGGGACCATACTGCCACCCTCCCATCCTGCAGTAA